From the genome of Halorussus caseinilyticus, one region includes:
- a CDS encoding magnesium transporter gives MSVREVAVQAYREALPALAASVVGGLFAGVVLGGMRAELRDVPGLLVLVPALLATRGNVYGSLGARLSTGLHQGLVEPALELDDRVTAAVAAALANGILASLFAATVAFLVLRVLAEPVAPLPTLLAIALVAGLLSGVALTVAVVSVVFVGFRRGYNPDTLVGPLVTTTGDVFGISFLLLSVRFVLALGGM, from the coding sequence ATGTCCGTCCGCGAAGTCGCTGTGCAGGCCTACCGGGAGGCCCTCCCTGCGCTGGCCGCGAGCGTGGTCGGCGGCCTGTTCGCCGGTGTCGTCCTCGGCGGGATGCGCGCGGAACTCCGGGACGTACCGGGTCTGCTCGTCCTCGTACCCGCACTGCTGGCGACCCGCGGGAACGTCTACGGGTCGCTCGGTGCGCGCCTCTCGACCGGACTCCATCAGGGGTTGGTCGAACCCGCGCTGGAACTCGACGACCGGGTGACGGCGGCAGTGGCCGCGGCGCTCGCAAACGGAATTCTGGCGAGTCTCTTCGCGGCGACGGTGGCGTTTCTGGTCCTCCGGGTCCTCGCCGAACCAGTCGCACCCCTTCCAACCCTGCTCGCAATCGCGCTGGTCGCGGGCCTGCTGTCGGGAGTCGCGCTGACCGTCGCGGTGGTCTCGGTCGTCTTTGTGGGGTTCCGCCGGGGGTACAACCCGGACACGCTGGTCGGGCCGCTGGTGACGACGACCGGCGACGTGTTCGGCATCTCCTTCCTCCTGCTTTCGGTCAGATTCGTCTTGGCACTGGGAGGGATGTAA
- a CDS encoding magnesium transporter: MQTEWSVRAITRATLPVLLALTVVEIGSGLVLGSFEPTLLTYPSLLTLVPVTIGTAGNLGSVLAARLSTAFHLGTLSFDPGDDQLAGNAVATVALALTIFPVVGAGAWTLSLALGSARLPLLTVVAVALASGAALAVVAIAVTLVATYAAYRFELDPDDVVIPVVTNACDVLGVVVLFLVVQVLV; this comes from the coding sequence GTGCAGACGGAGTGGAGCGTCCGGGCCATCACGCGGGCGACCCTGCCGGTCCTGCTCGCGCTCACGGTGGTCGAAATCGGGAGCGGTCTCGTTTTAGGGTCGTTCGAGCCGACCCTGCTGACCTACCCCTCCCTGCTGACGCTCGTGCCCGTGACCATCGGGACCGCCGGGAACCTCGGGAGCGTGCTGGCCGCGCGCCTCTCGACGGCGTTCCACCTCGGGACGCTCTCGTTCGACCCCGGCGACGACCAACTCGCGGGTAACGCAGTGGCGACGGTGGCGCTCGCGCTGACGATTTTCCCGGTCGTGGGCGCGGGCGCGTGGACGCTCTCGCTCGCGCTCGGGAGCGCGCGACTCCCCCTACTGACCGTCGTGGCGGTGGCGCTCGCCAGCGGCGCGGCGCTCGCGGTGGTCGCAATCGCGGTGACGCTGGTGGCGACCTACGCGGCGTATCGGTTCGAGTTAGACCCCGACGACGTGGTGATTCCGGTCGTGACGAACGCCTGTGACGTGTTGGGCGTCGTGGTGCTGTTTCTGGTCGTGCAGGTGTTGGTCTAG